The proteins below are encoded in one region of Rhizobacter sp.:
- a CDS encoding DUF2147 domain-containing protein, producing the protein MKKLLAAAAALMVSGVAFAQNATPVGLWKSIDEKSKVEKSLVRITESGGVVVGKIEKLLDPAVKPDAVCDECHGELKGKPIVGLTIIAGAKKNPEEAAQWDGGTVLDPANGKTYKLRLRPSADNKKLEVRGYIGTPMIGRSQTWVRVE; encoded by the coding sequence ATGAAGAAGCTGCTGGCGGCTGCGGCCGCGTTGATGGTCTCGGGCGTGGCGTTCGCGCAGAACGCAACCCCCGTGGGCCTGTGGAAGAGCATCGACGAGAAGAGCAAGGTCGAGAAGTCGCTCGTGCGCATCACCGAGAGCGGTGGTGTCGTCGTCGGCAAGATCGAGAAGCTGCTCGACCCGGCCGTCAAGCCCGACGCGGTGTGCGACGAATGCCATGGCGAGCTCAAGGGCAAGCCGATCGTCGGCCTCACCATCATTGCCGGCGCCAAGAAGAACCCCGAGGAAGCCGCGCAGTGGGACGGCGGCACCGTGCTCGACCCGGCCAACGGCAAGACCTACAAGCTTCGCCTGCGGCCGTCGGCCGACAACAAGAAGCTCGAAGTGCGGGGCTACATCGGCACGCCGATGATCGGCCGTTCGCAGACCTGGGTGCGCGTCGAGTGA
- a CDS encoding alpha/beta hydrolase encodes MGDIAGAAWHGMTSGRNGARWWWHRQLKKPFFGRFMKPWRWPQGVPAEGWQQVRIASGSHAELAAVVAETSASVRGVVVCAHPMGLASKGFWLRHGHAQKLLDEGFHVVLFDFNGFGESPSTNFDWPADMVAAGQWARRRFPGLPVHAMGASFGAMHALNAMPHADYPFDRVVAESCAATLPLFWKAYPFAHAVLQVGRFFAPAMERGLRAEWNIQHLKPSSRLLLIHSRGDTWTPVFHGDRLQAAAPRGAQLSRLTLARADHTHGLRGEPEIYWPAVRDFLAAD; translated from the coding sequence ATGGGTGACATCGCAGGTGCCGCCTGGCACGGCATGACGAGCGGTCGCAACGGCGCCCGCTGGTGGTGGCATCGCCAGCTGAAGAAGCCGTTCTTCGGCCGCTTCATGAAGCCCTGGCGCTGGCCGCAGGGCGTGCCCGCCGAGGGCTGGCAGCAGGTGAGGATCGCCAGCGGCAGCCATGCCGAACTCGCGGCCGTCGTCGCCGAGACGTCGGCGAGCGTGCGCGGCGTGGTGGTCTGCGCCCACCCGATGGGCCTGGCGAGCAAAGGCTTCTGGCTGCGCCACGGCCATGCGCAGAAGCTGCTCGACGAAGGCTTCCACGTCGTGCTGTTCGACTTCAACGGCTTTGGTGAAAGCCCGTCGACCAACTTCGACTGGCCCGCCGACATGGTGGCCGCAGGGCAGTGGGCGCGTCGCCGCTTCCCGGGCCTGCCCGTGCATGCGATGGGGGCCTCGTTCGGCGCCATGCACGCGCTCAATGCGATGCCGCATGCGGACTACCCCTTCGACCGCGTCGTGGCCGAGTCCTGCGCCGCCACCTTGCCGCTCTTCTGGAAGGCGTACCCGTTTGCCCACGCCGTGCTGCAGGTCGGCCGCTTCTTCGCCCCGGCGATGGAGCGTGGCCTGCGCGCGGAATGGAACATCCAGCACCTGAAACCGTCGTCGCGCCTGTTGCTGATCCACAGCCGTGGCGACACCTGGACGCCAGTGTTCCACGGCGACCGCCTGCAAGCCGCGGCACCCCGCGGTGCGCAACTCAGCCGCCTGACCCTAGCACGCGCTGACCACACCCACGGCCTGCGCGGCGAGCCCGAGATTTATTGGCCTGCGGTGCGCGATTTCCTCGCCGCCGACTGA